The following proteins are co-located in the Rheinheimera salexigens genome:
- the fabG gene encoding 3-oxoacyl-ACP reductase FabG: MTNFISLEGKVALVTGASRGIGRAVAEQLAALGAKVVGTATTEKGAAAISSYLGDKGFGLVLNVADNDSIEQCLAEIKQQLGDIEILVNNAGITRDNLLMRMKDDEWLDIIQTNLTSVFRLSKAVMRPMMKQRFGRIINIGSVVGSMGNAGQTNYSAAKAGVLGFTKSLAKEVASRGITVNAVAPGFIDTDMTKDLSEEQKEAIFSQVPANRLGQPKEIAATVAFLASNQAAYITGETIHVNGGMYMV; the protein is encoded by the coding sequence ATGACTAACTTTATCTCATTAGAAGGCAAAGTCGCATTAGTAACAGGTGCAAGCCGTGGTATTGGTCGTGCTGTTGCTGAACAATTAGCGGCTTTAGGCGCAAAAGTAGTAGGGACGGCAACGACTGAAAAAGGCGCTGCCGCAATTAGTAGTTATTTAGGTGACAAAGGCTTTGGTCTAGTGTTAAATGTTGCTGATAACGATTCAATTGAGCAATGTTTGGCCGAAATAAAACAACAGCTTGGCGATATCGAAATTTTAGTGAATAATGCCGGTATCACTCGCGATAATTTATTAATGCGGATGAAAGATGATGAATGGCTTGATATTATTCAAACTAATTTGACATCAGTTTTTCGTTTAAGCAAAGCGGTTATGCGTCCAATGATGAAACAACGTTTTGGTCGTATAATCAATATTGGTTCTGTTGTTGGCTCTATGGGCAATGCAGGCCAAACAAATTATTCAGCAGCGAAAGCGGGTGTGCTAGGTTTTACCAAGTCACTTGCCAAAGAAGTTGCGTCGCGTGGTATTACGGTTAATGCTGTGGCACCAGGCTTTATTGATACTGATATGACAAAAGACTTATCAGAAGAGCAAAAAGAAGCTATTTTTAGCCAAGTACCGGCAAATCGTTTAGGGCAACCTAAAGAAATTGCCGCAACTGTAGCATTTTTAGCTTCAAATCAAGCTGCATATATTACCGGTGAGACTATTCACGTAAACGGCGGCATGTATATGGTGTAA
- the acpP gene encoding acyl carrier protein has product MSNIEERVKKIIIEQLGVKEEEVKNEASFVEDLGADSLDTVELVMALEEEFDTEIPDEEAEKITTVQFAIDYVKAHAE; this is encoded by the coding sequence ATGAGCAACATCGAAGAACGCGTTAAAAAAATTATCATTGAACAACTAGGTGTTAAAGAAGAAGAAGTTAAGAACGAAGCTTCTTTTGTTGAAGACTTAGGTGCTGACTCGCTAGATACAGTTGAATTAGTAATGGCGTTAGAAGAAGAATTCGATACTGAAATTCCTGACGAAGAAGCTGAAAAGATTACTACTGTTCAGTTTGCTATTGACTACGTTAAAGCACACGCTGAATAA